The genomic window GCAATACATTAGCCTTTcacggatggtaatcaataaccagatcataatcttttagtaattctaaccactgtctctgtctcaaattcaattatttctgactcgtcaaatactttaaactttttttatctgTAAACATGTAACATTTAACTATAAACACGTAACATTTATCAccgtctccaaatcttcaaagcaaatacaatcgcGACCAATTCgagatcatgtgtaggataatttttctcatgcaactttaattgtcgagaagcataggCTGCTACTTTTCCTGActgcatcagtacacaacccaaaccattgagagatgcatcactataaacaacatatgCTACTCCAGATTCAGGCTGAGTCAAGACTAGAGCTTCCGTTAACATtttcttcaactgatcaaaactctgttcGCACTTATCGGACTaaacaaactcaacatttttctaTAATAATCTGGTCATCGACGAAGCAATAATCAAAAAATTTTTAACAAAGCATCGGTTGTAACCTGTTAAACCTAGAAAACTTCTCACTTCTGAAAAATTTTTCGGAGTTTTCCAATTTATCACAGTAGAAactttgctcagatcaactcaaATCCCATCAGCTGATACTATGTGACCGAAAACTCCAACCTCACGAAgtcagaattcacatttactaaattttgcgtACAACTACTTTTCTTTCAAAGTCTGTAGTACGATCCTCAGATGTTGTGCATGCTCAGATTCTATCTTAGAATAGATTAGtatatcgtcaataaacacaataacaaatctatccaaatgaggttgaaaaattcgattcattaaatccacaAAAGCAGGAgcggcattagtcaaaccaaatggcattaccagaaacttgtaatgaccataatgagttctgaatgcagtttttggcacatcacaGTCTTTAACCTTCAATTGATAATACCCGAATCTGATATGTATCTTCGAGAACACTGCgacacctttcaattgatcaaacaaatcgtcgataCGTGGCAAaaggtatttattttttattgtgacACTGTTCAACtatctgtagtctatacacaatctcaaagaaccgtatttattttttacaaacaaaatagCTGCACCCTAGGGAGACATGCTCGGTCGAATAAACTCTCGATCTAATAACTCTAGCAATTGTGCTGTCAATTCTTTTCGTTCAGTTGGTGCCATATGGTATGGTGATATTGATATTGATATAGTTCCAGGAATCAaatcaatcacaaactcaacttcacgatcaGGAGGTAAACCtagcaattcttcaggaaatacatcaacGAATTCAATAACAACTGGTAAGTGATCTAGCTTTGATTCTGAATCTCGGGTATCAAGGATATATATTAGAAATGCTTCGTTACCTTTTCATATCAATCTCTGAGTAAAAAAAGCTGAAATAATTCTAACGACATCTTTCAGATCCTCAGACTCAACTGAAATCATCTCCCCTACCTGACATTTCTAATCGATCCGTTTCTGTCTACAGTTTACCACAACATCATGCAAAGATAAACAATCCATACCCAAGATAAtatcaaattcccgaaagggtaacaacatcaaatcaacaggGAATTCACAGTCCttaactttcagtggacaattacgacaAGCTAAATTAATTATCACACTTTGACCTAGTGGATTAgtaacttgaatatcataatCAGTAGATTCAATAGGCAACTTCTTTCCCAttactaatgcagtgcaaatataagaatgagttgacccAGGGTCAATTAATACATCCacagtaacatcaaagagatagaatATACCAGCAATCACATCTGGAGCAGTAGCTTCCTCTCTACCTCGAATGGCGTAGGTGCGAGCAGGTGCTTTAGCCTCTGACCGAAAAACAATATCTTTCATTCCCAAACAAGTAGTTTCGACAGTACTATTCTGACCCGAGTGTCTACTTTTCTGAGAGGTAGACATTTGCTTTTCTTTCTGATCTTCTTCCTTTTTTGGAAATTTAGGACAATTACGAATAAAATGGTCAGTTGATCCATACCTATAATAGGGTCCCGTTT from Gossypium hirsutum isolate 1008001.06 chromosome D12, Gossypium_hirsutum_v2.1, whole genome shotgun sequence includes these protein-coding regions:
- the LOC121224529 gene encoding uncharacterized protein, whose translation is MLRNPNVDIAENVTLEEDQKEKQMSTSQKSRHSGQNSTVETTCLGMKDIVFRSEAKAPARTYAIRGREEATAPDVIAGIFYLFDVTVDVLIDPGSTHSYICTALVMGKKLPIESTDYDIQVTNPLGQSVIINLACRNCPLKVKDCEFPVDLMLLPFREFDIILESKLDHLPVVIEFVDVFPEELLGLPPDREVEFVIDLIPGTISISISPYHMAPTERKELTAQLLELLDREFIRPSMSP